A single genomic interval of Saccharospirillum mangrovi harbors:
- a CDS encoding CheR family methyltransferase yields MTQDREWEFDYDEADFEAIRKRIRQAAGIQLGDSKRQMVYSRIVRRLRSLNLNSFQQYLFYLDDHPNEIELFINALTTNLTSFFREPHHFKALNQILLERYQGGGRALRIWCAAASTGEEPYSIAMTACQTFESLTPPVQILATDIDSQVLRTAQMGVYPESRIKDLDPTLKRAYLLRGKGDKSGMVRMRPELGRLIRFQRLNLLDRQWDVKPGLDVIFCRNVMIYFDKSTQMSLLDRMVPLLSDDGYYIAGHSETIDRNFRALRLVGKTLYQRQA; encoded by the coding sequence GGACAGGGAGTGGGAGTTCGACTACGACGAAGCGGATTTTGAAGCCATTCGCAAACGCATTCGTCAGGCGGCTGGGATTCAGTTAGGCGACAGCAAACGGCAGATGGTGTACAGCCGGATCGTACGCCGTTTGCGGTCGCTGAATCTGAACAGCTTTCAGCAATACCTGTTTTATTTGGACGATCATCCGAATGAAATTGAGCTGTTCATCAACGCCCTGACAACGAATCTGACGTCGTTCTTTCGCGAGCCGCATCACTTCAAAGCGCTGAACCAGATTTTGTTGGAGCGCTATCAAGGTGGAGGCCGTGCGTTGCGCATCTGGTGTGCCGCCGCCAGTACCGGCGAAGAGCCCTACTCCATTGCGATGACGGCCTGCCAGACCTTTGAAAGCCTCACCCCGCCGGTGCAGATTCTGGCAACCGACATCGACAGCCAGGTATTGAGAACCGCGCAGATGGGTGTGTACCCGGAAAGCCGCATTAAAGATCTCGACCCGACGTTGAAGCGGGCTTATTTGCTCAGAGGCAAAGGTGATAAGTCGGGCATGGTTCGGATGCGGCCGGAGCTGGGTCGGTTGATCCGTTTCCAACGGCTGAATTTACTGGACCGGCAATGGGATGTGAAACCGGGCCTGGATGTTATTTTTTGCCGCAATGTGATGATTTATTTTGATAAATCTACCCAGATGAGTTTGTTGGATCGGATGGTGCCTTTGCTGTCGGACGACGGTTATTACATCGCCGGGCATTCCGAAACCATAGACCGAAATTTCCGCGCTCTGCGCCTGGTCGGGAAGACCTTGTATCAGCGTCAAGCCTAG